The Branchiostoma floridae strain S238N-H82 chromosome 8, Bfl_VNyyK, whole genome shotgun sequence genome has a segment encoding these proteins:
- the LOC118421922 gene encoding E-selectin-like, translating into MQRKNPCDSPPSHPEGSTGDCGPDQPPYPAGHVCNITCPVNTSGDARKVCENGQWSGEDLECEALPAAEDYDDPPAPPVDAPLEHEEVCEDQCEDGSTENGGDDMLECNHGVWDGCDLICTKDSNDPQAIDCEVLDGCDAPIEQVEVCNYQCEEGSTENGGDDMQNCNDGAWDGCELICKSANLTVPYIPSSRDSIPIYVHIYM; encoded by the exons ATGCAAAGAAAG AACCCATGTGACAGTCCACCGAGCCATCCCGAAGGTTCCACCGGTGACTGTGGTCCAGACCAGCCCCCCTACCCAGCCGGGCACGTGTGTAACATCACCTGCCCTGTCAATACATCAGGGGATGCAAGGAAAGTCTGTGAGAACGGCCAATGGAGTGGAGAGGACCTAGAGTGCGAAG CATTGCCAGCTGCAGAGGATTATGATGATCCGCCAGCCCCACCCGTTGACGCCCCCTTGGAACATGAGGAAGTATGTGAAGACCAATGCGAAGACGGGTCCACCGAAAATGGCGGCGACGATATGCTGGAGTGCAATCATGGAGTCTGGGACGGGTGCGACCTGATCTGTACAA AGGACAGTAATGATCCACAAGCCATAGACTGTGAGGTTCTAGACGGATGTGACGCCCCCATTGAACAAGTGGAAGTATGTAACTACCAATGCGAAGAAGGGTCCACCGAAAATGGCGGCGACGACATGCAGAACTGCAACGATGGAGCCTGGGACGGGTGCGAACTCATCTGTAAAAGTGCGAACCTTACCGTACCTTATATTCCTTCCAGTCGTGACTCCATACCCATTTatgtacacatatacatgtga